GGGACAGATTGAGAATCACGACGATTGGTATCCGGGACGCCCGGTGATGCTGTCGCGCAATGACTATCAACTCGATCTCTACAACGGTGAAACCGGTATCGTCCTGCCACATCCTGAACGGAAGTATGAACTGGCGGTAGCCTTCCAGGGGAGTGACGGTCAGGTGCGTTGGATTTCACCATCGAGACTGCCTTATTGCGAAACGGTATATGCGGTGACGGTACATAAGAGCCAGGGTTCCGAGTTTCAGGAGGTGGTATTGCAACTGCCGGATCAAAGGAGTGCCGTCTTGTGCCGTGAGCTGGTCTATACAGCGATTACCAGATCGCGGCAGAGATTCACCCTGATCGGAGATGATGCGATCTTCGATGCAGCTGTCACACACCCCATGCGACGCAGCAGCGGGCTCCCCGATCTTCTCACCGTTAATCCGGGTTAGGGCGCTGAGATAACGATGCATCCGGGGAAGCAGATATTTTGCTGAGCACATAAAAAATTACTGGGGTTGGATAACTCCTCGTTGTGGTAGTGTATTGCCTGTTTGAAATATACAATACATGAAATATCTCAAATATTATTAATAAAAACAGTTGGTTATTAATTTTCCTTTGAAACCTGCTTGAGGTTTTTCCGCCAAGGCGGATGAGATAACCGACTCAAAATGAAGGCTTAGGGCAGGCTTGGCAGTTGCTGACTGGGCCGGTCAATTTATTAAGCGATCAACGAAGGAGACGAAAAGTCATGATCAACCCAGTCGGTTCCTCAGAACTACAACCTTTGTTTGTCTACGATCCCGAGACCCATCACAAGCTCTCACACGAGGCTGAATCCCTACCGTCGGTAGTGATCAGTTCTCAGGCTGCCGGTAACGCGGTGATGATGGGGGCAGGGTATTTCAATCCGTTGAAAGGTTACATGACAGTGGCTGACGCCATGGGCGCAGCCGAAAAGATGACCTTGACCGACGGCAGTTTCTTTCCGGTGCCTGTGCTCTGCCTGCTGGAGAACACGGATGCCATCGGAGATGCCAAACGGATCGCGCTGAGAGATCCGAACATGGAGGGTAATCCGGTACTGGCCGTCATGGATATCGAGAATATCGAGGAAGTCAGTGACGAACAGATGGCGATAATGACCGACAAGGTCTATCGCACCGACGACAGTGATCATCCTGGCGTGGCGGCATTCAACGGCCAGGGCAGAGTGGCGATCTCCGGTCCTATCCAGGTCCTCAGCTTCTCCTATTTCCAGGCCGATTTCCCGGATACATTCCGTACTGCCGTAGAGATCCGCAACGAGATTCAGGAACGTGGCTGGAGCAAGATCGTTGCCTTCCAGACCCGCAATCCGATGCATCTGGCTCATGAGGAACTCTGTCACATGGCCATGGATCGTCTCGGCTGCGACGGCCTGGTGATTCACATGCTGCTGGGTAAGCTGAAGCCTGGCGATATTCCGGCACCGGTGCGCGATGCCGCGATCCGCAAGATGGTTGAGCTCTATTTCCCGCCCAACAGCGCCATGGTGACCGGTTACGGTTTCGATATGCTCTACGCCGGGCCTCGTGAGGCGGTGCTGCACGCCTATTTCCGCCAAAACATGGGCGCCACCCATTTCATCATCGGTCGCGATCATGCCGGTGTGGGTGACTACTACGGTGCATTCGACGCCCAGACCATCTTCGAGGATGAGGTGCCTGCAGGCGCATTGGAAATCGAGATCTTCAAGGCCGACCACACCGCCTGGTCGAAGAAGCTGGACAAGGTGGTGATGATGTGCGAAGCCCCGGATCACGAGAAAGAGGACTTCGTACTCCTCTCCGGCACCAAGGTACGCGAGATGCTGGGCCAGGGTATCGCTCCGCCAAAGGAGTTCTCCCGTCCCGAGGTGGCGCAGATCCTGATCGACTACTATCAGTCAATCAATTAATCGACTGACAAATGAAAAAAGCCCGCCATCGGCGGGCTTTTTTTTCACCCTTCTCAAAGCAATTAATGTGCGGTAACGCTTATTGGTGAGAATAATAGGCGTGATGGGGAGGTTCGCATCGATGTCCATGAATGTGAACAGTATGTATCAACGATGATTGACCAGTTTACGGATAAGGCTCCGATGCCGCTGCTTAATATTACTGGGCGCTGACAAATAACGGAACAGACTGGCCCAAAAGGGTGTTCTCCTCGTTCCTAAGCTCCTGCGTGGGAAGGCATGCAACAATATTGACTTACACAGATTTACGAGCTGTTGCTTCGTTGTTTATGCCTCGCAACATGGCTTCATACCGGCCGATAATTGTGGCGACAGGCTCAATATTATGAATGCCCGCTACACTTTTGCCCGCCTGCCAGAACTCCGTTTCACCCTTCTCGTCGAGGGATGACTGACGCAGCTGGAAGGCGGAACGCAGGGTATAGAACATGCGCATCCAGTGTTTGGTTCTGTTGCCGTTCAACATCCAGCGGGCGAAAGCTCCCGCCTTTGTGCCGATTTTTTCGATGTAGGGTGTATTGATGATCGATACGGGAACCCCGGTGATTCGATTGCTGAGCACGATATCGCGTTCGTCGGCATCGAGTATGGCCTGCTTATAGGGCATTGCCGCGTTGCACTCCTCAGTGGCGATAAAGCGCGTGCCCAATTGGCAACCTGCATAGCCTTGACTGATCGCTTCGGCGAACTGTTGTTCGTTACCGATACCTCCCGCGCAGATGAGCGGCACACCCAGGTCACCCAGTTCATCCAACAGCTGCAAGTGGGAGAGGGCGCCGGCATGCCCGCCGGCCCGGTTGTTGACGGCAATCAGGCCGTCAACTCCGCCATCGAGTCCCTTCAAGGCCCACTTACGCTCAGTGACGTCATGGTAGACGATGCCGTCATAGGCCTTCACCCGTTCGACCACCCAGCGCGGATTGCCCAGGGATGTGATGAAGAAGCGCACGCCTTCGT
This sequence is a window from Candidatus Thiodiazotropha sp. LNASS1. Protein-coding genes within it:
- a CDS encoding NAD(P)H-dependent flavin oxidoreductase, with amino-acid sequence MSDNPPQETPFTRHTDIRVPIICGPMYPCSNPELVAAASEAGGIGIIQPVAMTFVHGHDFREGIRLIKRHTDRPIGMNALIEKSSRKYHDRMVEWVSIALDEGVRFFITSLGNPRWVVERVKAYDGIVYHDVTERKWALKGLDGGVDGLIAVNNRAGGHAGALSHLQLLDELGDLGVPLICAGGIGNEQQFAEAISQGYAGCQLGTRFIATEECNAAMPYKQAILDADERDIVLSNRITGVPVSIINTPYIEKIGTKAGAFARWMLNGNRTKHWMRMFYTLRSAFQLRQSSLDEKGETEFWQAGKSVAGIHNIEPVATIIGRYEAMLRGINNEATARKSV
- the sat gene encoding sulfate adenylyltransferase → MINPVGSSELQPLFVYDPETHHKLSHEAESLPSVVISSQAAGNAVMMGAGYFNPLKGYMTVADAMGAAEKMTLTDGSFFPVPVLCLLENTDAIGDAKRIALRDPNMEGNPVLAVMDIENIEEVSDEQMAIMTDKVYRTDDSDHPGVAAFNGQGRVAISGPIQVLSFSYFQADFPDTFRTAVEIRNEIQERGWSKIVAFQTRNPMHLAHEELCHMAMDRLGCDGLVIHMLLGKLKPGDIPAPVRDAAIRKMVELYFPPNSAMVTGYGFDMLYAGPREAVLHAYFRQNMGATHFIIGRDHAGVGDYYGAFDAQTIFEDEVPAGALEIEIFKADHTAWSKKLDKVVMMCEAPDHEKEDFVLLSGTKVREMLGQGIAPPKEFSRPEVAQILIDYYQSIN